A stretch of DNA from Anthonomus grandis grandis chromosome 22, icAntGran1.3, whole genome shotgun sequence:
ttccagaaaaaaaatttgacatttataCATTTAGAATTATAAACCCAACCAAACTTTTGTGCACTTAAAATTGTGGGAAAATAGGGTCTAGTTTCAAAAGCAAGATGTTAGGAAAAATTTCTATAACGTCATTTTATAATGAgtagattttttacaatttaaaatttgacttaATATATACATTCTTTTGTTGTAgactaaattttataaatgaaataacaatgcaagtatttaataatatgggaccatttacaattatttttaataacatccttttttaatttgtgttacaattaattaaaccacataatattttatagataagATATATGCCAAGATTTCTTCTGGGGACTTCTAGATTGGGAAGATGTAATAACAATGACAATTCCCATAATTTACATCTTCAACAGAGATTCTTAACTTATCCTCATTTGAAATTACACACATTTTAAGCCTTTTCCAATAATTTCAGAtgaaaataaatgtcaaaaaatttgcatttgattttttttttgggaaaaaattccACATGAAAATTTGCTCCTTCACGATCTTTGTCTATTCaaagatttttagtttaaaactATTTGTCTACTCATTTCTTTCATATTAACTAAATCTAATCTAGGAAAGTATTTACTCTACATTACTATCCTTGCTTTATACTTATCTGTATTATAAATGATTATTTGCGTTTATAAAGTGatgaaagtttaaaattgcATCATCCACAGAATCTTAATTGTGcatttgtttgtttattggCAAAATTGCATGtctgcatttatttatttttttataaacaaatccATTTACGTTTATAAGGTTTACCATGTTTATGTAATGGCATATATTGATACCTGAAAGCAATAGTGAGATATCTCTAAATTCATTGTTTTGAGATAAtcgcttttttattttctataggAGTAGTTTAATATCTATATTGTAAACTTTTCTTTAAGTCTGGTGATTTCAAGTTAAGAAAGTTTTATGTAAGCATTGATAACATTGCTTTGGACGTTTAGTCTTTAagatttaaataagtaaaagatatttcactatttcatcattttttttaatttaaattttagttatgtTAAAGGTCATCAAATTAGTAGAAGACTGTCAagaaaacacatttattttaagactaatacatattttttaattttgttaacataaatgaattttatattctaAGGTGAGCTCTTATCACTATTTTGCTCTTTACCTTTAACACTTTCTCGTTCTTTTAGattaataaaaaggtttttaattcAATACTCTTGCATGTTCTTCTTCTACGACCTCTCATACGATATTTAACAGTAATAGATTTGGTGAAGTTTGTTTCTAAGTAGGAaaccttatattttattagatctGGATTATTAATATTCATCTAAATCATCATTACATTTTTCCAGATATATTTTTTCCCAtcattatttacattaaagtcTTTACCTGTTTGGTCGCACACCTTTTTCCAGTCTATGAAGTCCAGAGTTTCCAAATGCTCTCTCCAAGagcattttttttggaacatcAGATAATCATGGCTAACTCTGAGGGgacaaaaaaaatgatttttttttctttcaatacagGCATGAATACTATCTCCTTCATTTTCAGTATGACCAACTATTAGATATTTGTGAATAATcgttttaatattcaaaattttcacagCATAGAGGAACATACAaaacatgaatttatttttattttgggcaatGCAATTGTGGTTTGCAGTTGCAATTTATATGGCACCTCTTTTGGCAACTTTTTCCATTCCATAAGTAACAAGTACCCTCCTTACTTCTAATATTATACCGAGTGAAATTATAGCATTTAATTcgtatatatattatttataatttatataaaagaatGTCGATATATTTTCATTTGGAAGTGGCATCACTCTTGCAAATCAAAGGTAGCAAGTATAAtatctttgtttaaaataaaattatttttatctcttttaTTATAAGAACTAAACTTTTCATAAATGACACAAAATGAGCACCAATCTTTTGTTGGTTGAAAGAACGAAGTattgaaatttgtattaaatatctTTCTACATAATTGTCATAAATTtgtgattaaaattaaattattaatctctCAGTGTTGGGTTAATGTAGCTGGAGGATTATCTAAGCAGCCTTGAGACATGTACAATATCTCAATGTTGCAATAAAAGGATAAACGAACAGATCGCAACACTGCATTTTACGCCTTttcagtatttaaaatatttttgttaagatATCTCAGTGATGCATAGAATTAAGGTGGTTGTTGACTTGCATTTAACAGAAATAgcttaaaatcaatatttttggtttatctCACTGTTGCTTTCAGGTATTGATATGTAAAGTGGCTAACTTATTATCTTTATTATCGTTAATTAATCAAagttcatatattttaaataatagcaAGGTTTGTTCAGGTCACATATAAagccttttttttaatctgcTCATTAGAACATTTATTCTTTACTGGAACATCTGCCTTCGCAATTGATTatcaaattaataaacttaatgTTAAAGCCTCTGAACACAATTAAATATGTGGGTGTTTTTTTGATTGTATGTATGCATAATCTGGGTTTTCTAATTAGGAATTGTTTTCATCTATAACTAATCTGCTTTAAACTGCTTGATTACTCTTTATTTGCATGTACCTGTAATTGGGCCTCTaacatgttaattttttaaatggtgtaTTAAAAACATGTCACCACTGGTTTAacgcaataaaattttaattacacaACTATAAAAATCTGAACTGGGCATCTATTATTCTTTATGTTCTTTTTACATAAGTGAAATGATTTCAGAACTATAATTTATGGTTATGCAATTGTGTGACAGTGGATATGCATGAATacaattttagaattaaattttttttttaaaaaaacatcccAATTTGAATAACTACtctaaagcaatttaatatttggtatcattgttttttatgacCTTCATGGCATTGTTTAATAAGTTTTTCATAAGTTTTCCCAGGTTTAGGtcagttattatttttaaactttttgggatatgaattaattgtttattaaactTAGGTTGAGACTTCACACATagacaaaaatcttaaatagtttggataaatattaatatttgtccATAATCATCTTTATAAAATTGAAAGGTCtctttattataattatggTAAGATTTGTATGTAAATAGTTATATTTTCATTGTAGATTGTTTGAAAGGCAAGGGCAAATTGACACTAGCAACCTCATTAATAGACAAGTCATTCTCAGTGGAGGAAGATGAATTGTGTACCCCTCTTGAGCCAACTCAAGTTGGAATATTTCACCTTACACCTTCTGCTTCCCCCAATAGCACATCTACTGAAGAAACTTCTGATGAAGATGATGGAATTGAGGATATAATACACATTGATGTAGACAATAATCGGCTTCAAAAGTTATCAGTTCCGTCAGACTTGGATGACATTCATTTAGAGACAAGTTGTGTGGAGGAtgaaaaactaattgattatgaTGGTAAATCCTATTAATAACCCTGTTTCTTTCAtgccattttttataaatttattcataCTAGATTCTGCAGAAATTATACCCGTTGATCAAACAAACATCACAAGTTCTTCCATATTGCGAAAAACATCTTGTTTGGATTCCTCCTTAAGTGATGACCAATCAGAAACTAGGCATGTTTGTTTTCCTGCAGCAGAAAATGAACTTGTTTCTTACAAAGAACCTGAAAACCAGTACCCTTGGACTATAAGTAAGAATGAATTTCAAAAAGGCAAAAATCTGTATCTGTTTATTGTTTTGACGTATTTGCAGATGAATTTATAGCGCCAAATGACATTCTTCAAATCTATCAACAGTCTTGCATGAAGCATAACACCATAGAATTAGATGCAATAAAGTCACAGATTCTGGAgataaaaaacaatttgaatCACTCAGCCACTCTGAAGTTAAGTGGAATTAAGATCAGTCGAGAAGTGAATGAGACATTGGAGGACATTTTAAAAGTCACGAATTTCCACTCATTAGCATTACAGGAATGTCAATTTACATCTGAGACTATGACTGAGTTTTTAAATATGCTGGAGTATTATAAATCCGTTTGCCATTTTGAAATTGCAATGAATTTTGATGATGATGAGACATGGAAGTGTTTTTGTAATGCTTGTTCTAATATTATGGTCTTGGAGTCCCTTTCTTTTAAGGGTATGGTTTTGAGTGAACCCTATATGAGACATCTCATGAGTGCTATTAAGAACAACCCTAACATCACTACACTGAAGTTTGATGGTTGTATGCTAGTTAAGTTACCCACTTTTTATTTAGGTAAGCAGCTTGTATCAATGATTTTATCAGTTATTTAATATCATTTACATGTAGTTGACTCTCTAATGACAAATCGAACAATATGTGAGCTCTACTTACCCTCAACTGGATTGTATACTAAAGAAGCAGATGCCCTTCAAAGATTTCTTGTTAATAACAGACACTTAAAAGTACTGGATATAAGCAACAACAACTTGGGAGATCGGGGATTAGAAGTTCTTGCTAAAGGATTATGCCAACAAACAATCATTGGTTCGGGCCTTTCAGTACTTGTTATCTTCAACAATCAAATTACTGAGAAGAGTGGCCCtgttatcaaaaatattattgtaagtttATCGAGTTATATTTTCGTTTGATTTGCTAAACAATTAATCTTGTTTTAGGTTGAATGCAAAAATTTGCACACATTAAACATTGGCTACAATAATTTAACTGATAAAGTGCTTTATTATATATCTGATGGGTTACCTTACACCCAATCTTTAGAAGGGTTGGGCCTTCAGTGTACCCTTTTGACATGCAAAGGAATTCTGGCCCTATCCAAAGCCATCCCCAGTAACTTTTCTCTACAAGTATTAGCCTCATTAAATGCACTTAAaagacatttataataaaattaatattttcagaaaatcaatttaaaaggaaataagGCTATTCAACTTCAGGGAATTGAGAAGCTCTGTACTGCCTTGACAGCAAATCAAAGAATTATAAAAGTGGAAATTGATGATCATAATCGATCCTGTAATGTAAGTGCATAAATTATTAGTCATATCAGTGTTCATTTAGTATTTGTATGCCATGCATTTAAAGTGCTATAGAGTGTTTGTAATGTTTTCCTAAATTTCTTAGGACCCAGAGGCATATTCACAACTAGTGAAAAAACTCAGTGCAATTTGCACaatcaacaaaaattatatggaaGCGAGCAGTAGCAGCAGCAGTGACGAAGATGAcgagatattaaaaatatctcaaaaaatttcTAGAAAGGTTTCTTTAAATTGCGAACCGAAATTCGCAGTGCCTGATCCTACTAGGACTTTTCAGGTTAGTGTGTCAAGTCACCCTATAACTTTACTTTCTGAAAAAATACAGGAGGCAAATCCATGTTtcgtttataagaaaaatatgacTATATTCTCAAAGAATTTTcacttaaaactaaataaataaaaggatCTAAAATATGattcttttgaaaattagatTGGTTCACCTATTCCATCACCAGCATCAAGTCCAGCACCACGTAGCCGGTTTCAGATAGTAAAGGTTGCCGAAAATGGATTGAAAGTTATGGAAACCCCTTCACCGAGTAGCAGTAGTTGTAGCAGCAGCAGCGGTAGCAGCGGCATTGGTGGCAGCAGGTTTAAAGTGACCAGGGTTCCTCCTTTAAGTCCAAGCTTGGATGACGACATTAACCTGCCGGGAAACAGATTTTCGAACATTAGAAGCAGTGTTTCTTCAAATGACAGCGTTGATTCATTGGCAACTATCCATTTGGAAACTGATGATGAAGTGAGTGATCAATAGacggtttttttaatttgtttttcttggtATTATAATTTACCGACCACTATTTCCGACCCGGTGATAAAACGACAAATTTTGCCTTTAAATTAGGGATAAAAAGCTTTTCGATTCAACCTAACCCAGTGTTTTACGGATATTCCACATTTAGATAAGCCTAAACGACTTAATGAACATTTGTTTGATAGTATTTTGTTCATTCTGTGATACATCTTAGTGAtgaatttttctaattttttttcgcaaataCGTATCTACACTGtttgtgaatttttaagaatattagttTGTataattgtttctatttttatgaacaaaaataaaaaaaataacgaaataaaaaaaacacgagGTCAACCTGTGAATCTTACCAAAGAAATAATTACGTTTTATATACACgcatactgttttttttaacttgtaattttatgcaaaatatcGTATGGTCGCATTAAAGCATACTGCTGCCGTCATCCATGTTTCAAAAATATGGACCAGGCCTAAGAAGGAGGATGAACTCATATAAGAGAACCATGCtttcaatcatttaaaaaagtGTGTATTCATTCATCTGTAAGCTTAAACTATTCAACTTTTGAGAGTAGAAATCGACTTAATACCTTTAGAGTAATGATTTTACATGACCATAAATATCACAAAATCGCTTAGAGTACTTAAAATGGGGAAACTTGCAGACTTCTATGTGTCTATTACTATTTAGCTATATATTCTTTCGTTGTATTTTGTAAAGAGAGCGTTAATCTGTCATCTTTTAACAAAGAATGAACggttaaatactaatttataacaccttttatatttaagaaaaagttagAAGTCAGCTCATAAAATTGACATATATTTGTCTACCATTACTCGACCATGCATTTTGCACATAAGCTAAGgctttaattatttagaaatgtatattgtgtaaaaaataataatgaatatgtGTCTTACTGTACTTCAACATTCatgtttcttatttataaaataaaaaatcatttttaacaaCTTTGAGTCAACCAAATAACCAGTGATATTTTTTAGTCCTTCAAGGAAGTTTAAgctaatagatttttttaagtcaCAAATTTATGTTAGAAATACTTAAAGCGAAtcattaagtaattttttactttgtaaATACTATTTCATGGGTAACATTaacgttaaatatatttttgtattaactCATTAGTACTTGGCTATATggtaagattattattattatcaaagaATATTGTTAAGCTTGCTAGaggtttattaaataatatttaatgatgGTACAAACGTTAAGTCGtcgtatttgttttattgtaaaataa
This window harbors:
- the LOC126748581 gene encoding protein phosphatase 1 regulatory subunit 37-like → MDLASCVEENETPFLIDSGTESITESPLDTEQSENSTLCNVKINCLKGKGKLTLATSLIDKSFSVEEDELCTPLEPTQVGIFHLTPSASPNSTSTEETSDEDDGIEDIIHIDVDNNRLQKLSVPSDLDDIHLETSCVEDEKLIDYDDSAEIIPVDQTNITSSSILRKTSCLDSSLSDDQSETRHVCFPAAENELVSYKEPENQYPWTINEFIAPNDILQIYQQSCMKHNTIELDAIKSQILEIKNNLNHSATLKLSGIKISREVNETLEDILKVTNFHSLALQECQFTSETMTEFLNMLEYYKSVCHFEIAMNFDDDETWKCFCNACSNIMVLESLSFKGMVLSEPYMRHLMSAIKNNPNITTLKFDGCMLVKLPTFYLVDSLMTNRTICELYLPSTGLYTKEADALQRFLVNNRHLKVLDISNNNLGDRGLEVLAKGLCQQTIIGSGLSVLVIFNNQITEKSGPVIKNIIVECKNLHTLNIGYNNLTDKVLYYISDGLPYTQSLEGLGLQCTLLTCKGILALSKAIPSNFSLQKINLKGNKAIQLQGIEKLCTALTANQRIIKVEIDDHNRSCNDPEAYSQLVKKLSAICTINKNYMEASSSSSSDEDDEILKISQKISRKVSLNCEPKFAVPDPTRTFQIGSPIPSPASSPAPRSRFQIVKVAENGLKVMETPSPSSSSCSSSSGSSGIGGSRFKVTRVPPLSPSLDDDINLPGNRFSNIRSSVSSNDSVDSLATIHLETDDEVSDQ